The nucleotide window GAAGAAAGAACAATAAAGCTCCATGAAGGTAGGTACATCAATGCCAATGAAAGCTAACTTATATATTTCCTCAAGGATGAAGTAAGGAAGACCTCAAAAGTTAGTAAAACTGGTAAAACATTAGAACTTTCAAAGTGAATGACTGAGTTTAAGCCTTTGCCACTCTTGTGAAACCTTAATTTATGTGCTGCAGTGGTTCGAGCCTCAGTCTCATCTTTGTGGGTTCGGTCATTCTCTATCACGCttgtaaaactttgatttatctGTTACAGTGATTTGAGAGTCCAATCATTATGCCTTGGGTTTGTGAAATCTTGATTTATCTGCTGCAGTGGTTCGAGTCTCAGTCTCATCTTTTGGGTCTGGTCATTCTCGACCACGCTTGTGAAACCTTGACTTATCTATTACAATGATTCGAGGGTCCGATTATTGTGCCTTGGGTTTAGCCATCTAATAAATACGGGCGGAGTCATGGTTATCCAAAAAAAAGTAAGGAACTTGATTTTCAAAGACCTGCAAGTCGGCGCATAAAGTATATTGTACTAGCgttgtaattattaatatatcatttccaTCACCATATCTTTTTCTTAAGAAAATCTTTATGATGAAAATGACATCATATAGAATTATCATAACAAACTTGAGACTCTCAAGTGTTAATGTTTTTATGTAACAAGCACGAATCTATTCTTCATTTTCCTTGATAAAAATTGCAGCAATTTTCTCTATTATTActcatttaagaaaatttttcacatactttttcttcttctttgccatGTTAGCTAATACTGGCTTGCTATGGCAAAGAGGGCCAATTGAAATTAACTGAGTGTAGACTTCTTCATTTATTCTACGCGTCTCTTTTAGCACCCTGTAGATACAGCACTGACTAGGAGCAGACTCGGACTCCAGGTTTCCATCAATGTCAATTAGCAACTCTTTGACCAGATCTTCATGTTTAAGGGCAGCTGTCATCTCTATGTTCATTCTTCCTGCAGTCAAAGGTGTATAACCGTCAAACTCATAAAAGACAAAATGAAGTATATTATGCATTTGAAGCCAATAGCAATCCTAGTGATTGTCCTGAAACAAATTAAGAGCATGAACAAGTGCAGTAATTTAAACCAGAATATTTTTGCTCGAGATCCTCCTCTCCTCTCCAATATTGTCGCAGCAACCTGCAGGGATGTGTTCCGTATTCATTAAAGCACGGCCTATTCGAGAATTTCTAATTAGCTGATGAAAAAAATGCCACATCAACGACTTGTTGGACAGTCGTTGCAGGCAGCGGCAATTAGGTGGAGACTATCtggcaaaattttcaattaatcaatttttttagatCCATGCCAAACCTTCCCCACTCAAAAGGATCAATTCACATGTTGATAGACATGATATAAgtgtaatataattaaaatttaaaaatttatacgcAACCTGAGACtaaatttgtcattatttttaGTCGGACTGTTGGACCAATCAATTTGATTTAGGTCTTAAAACtaagagaaatatgaaaaatcaatgTGACTAGAGagtgaaaatagatttttttttttttgaaaatgagcCAACGGTGAatcttaatttgttttcattgaaatttcaaagagtTTATGTCAATGGCAAGATCTTTGCATCCAACGATCAAATTTTGGAGAATTCTCTTCATTGTGGTACTTTGGTGAGATCTTTCCTTTTTCCTCCTTGAGTGTTCATCTTTTGAGATTCATCTTATTAGGATGATCTTTGGTGATATTTATGTAGCTTTAGTGTTATCCAGAGAAGAAATCGttgtattcattatttaatatagtGGAAGTTGATATTAGACTATGGTTCATTGGTTCAGTGGTTTTTTTCCTTTGGATTTTCTACATTAAAAATTGGTGTATCGTTTGCGAttagttgatttttttatggttactaatttgatttatcaaaGTGAAATCTTTTAATCACCTTTTCCAGCAAAGTTATGTGTTTAGTGTGTTTATAAATTccttacaaatattttattgttgcaTAGAATATATCTGTAAATATGGTGAAATgcatcttatttattattattatttttttaataaaaaagtgagTTCTATAGGCCCAAAGAAAACACACATCAGTGGACACTTAAATGTTTTCTGTCATAAGGGTCACTCGCTTGCAGGCACGTTggtaaagtttaataaaatatccatatattagacaaatttaaaacaaatttgaacatttaattaataattttatttctacttcTTCTTTGTAAGTACtctaaaatgggaaaaaatgatatttttaaatcatCTAGGAGGGTTAGACAAGAAGATCAATCCTCTATCCTTTTACATCTTTGTTATTTGAATGGAAGTCTATCTCACCACATTCAAGATTGTGTAAATCACTATGGATGGAGCCCTTATAAAATTGGACTGACAGGCCTTGGAATTGCACCTTTAGTTTgctaatgatgtattatttgcTAAAGCTTCTGTAAGACAAATAAAGATAATCATGCCCAGACCATTTTTGTATTGCTTCCGGTAACAAGGTGAGTGCTGATAAGACAGTcacttatttttcaaaaaaaaatactcTCCAAACATTGCTGAAACACACACTCAAATTATCTCGTGCATGGAATAATTGATTTCAAAGCCATTTCGAGAGCATATGTAACTAGTAagactttttattaattattaaatcgaCAAAGCTTAAAAAATGCAACATAATCAATCAGTGTAATGCATCTGTTTGGCCAGTTGATTGAGAGAATTCAAGGCATTTATAGAAGTGAGCAGCAAGGCAACAGCAGCCGCAACAGTCGCTGTACCTCTCCAACGATCCTTGAAATACACACTTTTCAAGGTTGCCATGGCACGGTTCCAAGGCTCATCGTAGTGTGCTTTCAGCGACTTATGAATCTTATagtaataatctatttttaaaggAGTATGTGAGCAAAGTTTCTTAAACATGCTTACCAGTGCCGTTTTCTTGCTCATACAATTGGAAATAATCCCACCCTCGACAAGCAAATCCACATTGCTTTCGTCATCAATAAGAGAGTCTAGCAGTGCAACATACTCACAGACGAGAGTCTCATGTGGATGGTAACATTGCTCCAAATCCATTATGTTCCTGAGTATGACTTCTGTGCTGtcgtaaatttttaattgtggTATTCTCAACTTctctttttcaaatcttatctCAAGTAAACCTCCCTTTTGACGAGCTCGTTTAAATTTCACTCCTGACTCATGTAGCTTCGTGGCACAAGGTATATCAGTTTCAccatattcataatataaattcTGTCTCCGGAAGCCATTAACTAGACCAGCTCTTCGCAAATCGATGAAATGTTTTTATTGGGTCTAGGTTTACCCATGATGGACTAACCTAAGCCGGTTTGCTTAACTGTCAATAGACAGTTATTAAATGTGGTTGAATGACAGTTAAactgttatttaaatatttaaaaactaccGTCCTAGAGATAAGGTAAAAGAATGCAATTTACAAAAGAAAGAACCCACAAACACAAAGATCAAGTCTCCCAAAAGAATGCAATACATGAGGCAAATTGGGTTGTAGAAATAACTCACGTCAATACCTCGTGTTGTATGTGGATTGCTTTCATCACAAAATAGAAGCCAAATATgtctaatttatatttactgtAATTTacgaaatgttgattttgacatgtttaattattttcaacatgTTTAAACTCTATTGTCAGGTACACTTGTAAGCATCTGATCCTCGAAGAATTTGAAACAAAGATCAACGAAAGGCTGGCCACTGACCACTATCTTGTATAATCCCTCGAGTAAAAAATACGGAAGTTGATTTTCCATTAATTGCAGGTCCAAAATACGGAAGCAATTTTCTCTGCTGGTCGATGTAACAGAAAGTCACTTTCAGCATCACTTTTATCTTCCTCAAAATTCACCAGGAGGAGCTATATGATAAAAATAGCATCATGTAGAATCATCTCTGTATACTCAGGACTCCCAAGCTTACAAGGTCCTGCATAAGAATTTGGTATCTTCTGCTCCTGGGCTCTGATGAAAGCCAAAACTTCCTTATGTTTCTCATCGGTGGTTCGTTCGAAAAACTTGCTTACAAGTCTCTTTTTTAGATTTTCCATGTCTCTTAGGTTTTTTTTACCATAGTGAAAAGGGCCTATTGAAATTACTTGAGGAGTGTAGGCATCTTGCCTGACTTTACGAATACGTTGAGGGATTCTACAAATGCAACATTCAGGCCTAGGCTTCCAACTTTTGTTACGGGGAAGCACCTGGGACACGGGCTTTGGTCTAGAACTAGAACCTGTTGGAAAAGGGAGGTAACCTTATATAAGGGAAAGACTTTGTGTGAGAGAATTATTtgagaggaagacttataattcttttatttttctctattctaaatacaaaacaactagagtatttataggtacaaggattacttttaaaatcctaaatatatgaacctaacattgaacttgtacatTAGCCATTAAcacctaacattgaacttgtgctactaacattgaacttgtatATGCACATAAACTTGAACTTGTACATGAATCatgtatgaacatgaacttaTGCTATAAGCAttgaactttgaataaaaaaaaccaaaagttttttatagaaaattaagtttaattcaacacCCCCCCTTAAACTTAATTCTGTCTCCATCCTTCATGCCAAGAAGAttcttaagtttttcaaacaacTTGACAGGCAATGGCTTTGTAAAAATGTCAGCCACTTGATCTTCACTCTTCACATAAACTAATTCGATATTTTTCTCCTGTATATGCTCTCGCATAAAATGAAATCGCACGTCGAAATGTTTGCCTTATGATGTACCGGATTTTTAGCCAATTCGATTACCGACTTGCTATCCAAATAAATTTCGGTAGCTGCACCTTGTGgaaaatttatttcttcaagCAACCTCCTTAGCCAAATTGCATGACACACGCAGGTTGTTGTAGCCACATACTCTGCTTCACATGTTGAAAGTGATACTAttggttgtttctttgaaaGCCACGTGAAAGTCGTATCGCCCATGTAGAATACAAACCCCGAGGTGCTTTTTCTATCATCCATGTCTTCACCCCAATCACTATCCGAATAACCAAAAATTGCTAATTTGTCAGTGGATGATCTATAAAATAACCCAAGTGATAGAGTACTTGAATGTAACGAAGAATCCGTTTGATAGCCTTCCAATGTGTCGATCTTGGCTCCTCCATGTACCGACTCACAAGGCCAACTCCATACAAAATATCCGGCCTTGTGCATGTCAAATATCGTAAGCTTCCAACTAGGCTTTTGTACAATGTTGCATCAATCACCTTCCCTTTGTCATGCCGAGATAACTTCACGCCACAGTCAACCGGTGTATTGACCGGCTTGCAATCTGCCATTTTGAAACGTTTCAAAATCTCCTTAGCATAGGCTTTTTGTGAAACAAAAATACCATTACTAACCTGCTTCATTTCAAGACCCAGAAAATAGGACATAAGTCCCAAATCAGTCATTTCAAATTCACTCTTCATGGCCCTTTTGAAGTCATCAATCATTTCTCCATTATTgctcatcaaaattaaatcattaacATACAAAGCCACAATTAGCATGTCTCCATTTTTAACCTTCACATACAGTGCATGTTCATACGGGCATTGCACAAAACCATGCGACTTAAAATATTGGTCAATCCAAGTGTTCCAAGCCCTAGGGGCTTGTTTCAAGCCATATAAAgccttctttaattttaaaactttatctttattACCTTTTTTCTCATACCCGGGGGGTTGCTCAATGTATACTTCTTCTTCCAAAATCCCGTTAAGAAAGGCTAACTTGACATCAATTTGATAAATACGTCATTTCAATTGAGCcacaaaagaaatcaaaagtcGAATGATCTCCATTCGAGCCACTGGTGCAAACACCTCTTCATAATCGATGTCGACTTGTTGCTTGTAACCTTTTGCGACCAATCTAGCTTTGTATTTCTCGATTTCGCCTTGtggattcattttcttcttgtatACCCACTTGACACCAATAGCCTTATGACCTTCAGGAAGAGAAGTGAGCTCCCATGTGCCATTTTTTCAATTGCATGCATCTCATCATCCATAGCGGCTTGCCACTTGCCGTCTACAATCATTTCTTCAAAAGAGATATTTTCGCCTTGAGCCAGGAGACACACCAAGTGCAACTCGCTTGTTGCCTCATATAAGTCACATATACTCCTAGTTTTCTGGGTTCTTGCCTTGTCATCCGAAGAAATCGACTCGGATGTCACAATCGTTGGTGCCTCCTCATGGTTGTTGGATGTCGGCTTTGATATATTCATCGATATGAGCATCTCATCTCTTCCCTTCTCATGTATGATTTCCAACATTGAATTCCAATCCCACATGGCTTCTTCATTTACCTGCACATCACGACTAATATGCATCCTTTTGTTAATAGGATCAAAGAGTTTATAAGCTTTAGATTTCTCATCATACCAAACAAAAATCAACTTCAAGCTCTTGTCATCTAACTTCACGCGCTTTTGATCCGGTATGTGCACATACGCCACACTGCCAAATACTTATAAATGTGCCACCGTTAGTTTTAAACCACTCTATGCCTCTTGTGGAGTTATATATTCCAAGCTCGATGTTTTGCAACGATTTAGCAAATAGACGGCACAATTCACTGCCTCCGCCCAAAACTCTTTTGGCATGTTTTTACTCTTGAGCATTCTTCGGACCATGTCGAGAATAGTCCGATTCTTACGCTCCGCgactccattttgttgtggtgaATATGGCGCTGTCAAGTGGCATCGAATACCATGTTCTTCACAAAACAGATTAAATGCGGTCGAAATAAATTCACTGCCTCGATCCGATCTCAAAACCTTGATGTAACAACCACTTTGTTtctcaacaaaaattttgaacttcttaaaaattgcaaaagcttttgatttttctttcatgaaatGAACCCAAGTTTTGCgtgaaaaatcataaataaaagttatgaaatacCTGTTCCCACCAATTGAGCTCAGCATGATCAGCCCACAAATATCGGTATACACTAATTCAAGAGGCTTTTTTGCTCGATAGTCTGCCATTTTCGGAAAGCTACTTCTCGGATGTTTGCCAATCACACACCCTTCACAAATTTTGTCGAGAAAATCAATCGATGGCAGTCCATACACTATGTTCTTGCTAGCCATTTCTTTTAGGCTTCCAAAATTAACATGTCCAAACCTCAAATGCCACAACCAAATTTTGTCTTCTACACAAGCCTTCAAACACTGTGCTTGAATGTTTACCAAATCCAATTTAAACATCCGATTTTTGTTCATCTCAACTTAGGCTATTATCCGATTATTTTTGTCTCGCAAACAAAGAGATCGGTTTTTCATGGACACCGTATGACCCCGTTCCAACAGTTGTCCCAAACTCAAAATATTAGTCTTCATTTCTGGGAcataataaacatttgaaataaacttttgtgtctcatctttcaatttaatcaaaatattacctTGCCCTTCGACACGTACTCTGGAAGCATCACCAAAAGATACATGACCATTTGAAATCTCCTCCAATTCAGTGAACATATGCTTGTATCCACACATATGGTTGCTTGCACCCGTATCAAGATACCACACCTTCTCCTTTTCGGGACTGTTCTCCTTACTCGccaacaaaacaacattattatttttcgtTTCTTCCTTAGCAACAAAATTAGCATTTTCCTCCACCTTTTTTCTGGACCAGCACTCATTTGCATAGTGACCATATTTGCCATAATTGTAGCATTCAACATTATACTTACTTGATCGGCCGCCTCTTCCACGACCGCGTCTTCCATCATGTGAATTATTGAAGTTTCTTTCTTCGTTCTCGCCTTGTCCACAACCACGACCTCTACCGCGACTGAAGTTGTGACCTCTATGGCTGCCACGACCTCGACCTCTAACTCTATCAACATTGCTTGGTTTCTCTCCTTTTAGAGTGGCTTTCACTTGCAGCGCTTCTTCTAAcaattcttgtttttttttctttttcctttgttcaTGAGCCTCTAATGAACTTGTGAGATGGTCGACGGTCATCCCCTCTAAGTCTTTTGACTCTTCAATCGCACATACTACATTCTCAAAATCATCGGTGAAAGATCGTAGTATTTTCTCTACCACTCTTGCATCAGTTAGAGTCTCgccattttttttaagttgattgATAACAGTTTGCACCCTCGTTATGTAGTCGGACACGCCTTCCGACTCCTTCATTTTCATTGCCTCAAGCTCGCCACGTAGAGTTTGTAATCGAACTTGTTTTACTCGGTCGGCACCTTTGTACGCCTTTTCTAAAATGTCCCATGCCTCCCTCGATCTTGTCACGCCGGCGATCTTCTCAAAACTAGATTCATCAACTGCTTGAAAAATGAGGTAAAGAgcaattttatctttcatacGGATTTCTTTCAATGTCCTCAATTGATTCGCTGTCATAGTACCTGTTACTTTCGTCTCTTTGTAGCCGATTTCAACTACTTCCCATGCGTCTTGTGCACCGAGCAAGGCCTTCATTTGTATACTCCATTTATCATAGTTGTTCTTTGTAAGACGCGGCAACGAAACTTGTCCAAACGATGTCACGCTGGAGCTCACcatagctctgataccactttgttGGAAAAGGGAGGTAACCTTATATAAGGGAAAGGCTTTGTGTGAGAGAATTATTtgagaggaagacttataattcttttatttttctctattctaaatacaaaacaactagagtatttataggtacaatgatgacttttaaaatcctaaatacatgaacctaacattgaacttgtacatTAGCCATTAAcacctaacattgaacttgtactactaacattgaacttatgttactaacattgaacttgtgtatGCACATAAACTTGAACTTGTACATGAATCATATATGAACATGAACTTATGCTATAAGCAttgaactttgaataaaaaaaaccaaaagtttttttatagaaaattaagtttaattcaacagAACCCACATCCACGCTCATACCTAAATTcagaaatatttaaataaaaaataattaagaaatattttaaggATGTAGAAAACTAAGAATactttaagaatatttaaaaaaaaaaagtcagacTAAACTGGGTTAGCACGGCGTTTAAAACCCAAACCACTAATCTGACTAAAAACTTATATTAGCCATTATATTGAATTAACTCAAGGTTAAATCGAACTTAGATTCAAGACCTATCCATCTTGGTTAAAATCCACACCAATTAGGAAATGACTTGATTAACACTTTAATCTTCATGTGTGAAAGTTCATTTAGAATTGTTCACAAGATTAACAATATCAGATGAATTGATATTGCAGTCTTAACTGATATTGCATTTTTAACACCTTGTTCTTTTTTTATGGGATAAGAGGGAGGTGCAGGAATATTGTTACAGGAGGGTGGTGCTCCAAGTTGACCAGGGTAAAACTGAGGTTGCACATTTTGATAGTGATAGGGAGGACTGTACCTATGGTAGCACTGCAGAGCCATGTGACTAGGCTTGTTACAGATTTGGCATATGACTCTTCCTCTTCCATAACCTCTACCTCTAACTCTAGTAGGACTGGGAGAGTATTGACACTGATTTCCCTATGtgtttttggttgattgaaACTGAGGATAATAGGTGTTGGGTTGAAAGATGCTGTTTTGGTAAGGTTGAGACTGAGGATAGGAACGATTATTTGCCATGGACAGATTCTCAAGTTGAGAGATAGGAGGCTGTGTTTGGAGTTGTTGAGATGGAGGCTCAGCTTTGGCAACATAGGCTGAAGAGGTGACTCTCTTTTGCTGGTTGACAGTAGTAACAGAGTTAACAGTTGCTCCAGAGAACTCATGGAAACATTTGAATTCAGATAATGCAGTGATCTGTCAAGTCTTAGTTCATGTTTTTGTAGCAGATATTGAGTCTCTTGGAGAGTTtaacttgtcaaattttttcCTCGTAAATCTAGGGGTTACGACAAAAGATAGCAATAACCACAGACAGCACGACCAGTATCGAAAAGTGGCAATAACCACACGAAAAAgcaatattaataaagaaaaatgaaggacAAACAGTGGGTTTCGCAGAAAATCAGGTAACACAGCAAAGACACAGAGGATATAACATCTGAGACAGCAACAAAAAATTAGCAATAATCACATGAAATAGCAGTATTAAGAATGATTTCGTCGcgagaaataaaaaaacaaacagtGGATTTAATAGAGAAACAGACAAAGTACCAAAGACAATATCTACAATCACAGATCTATACCAATAAGTAATGAAATCAAAAGAAAACCCAGTAACACGAGTAGATCTATAATAACAAGTcgcttaaaaattgaaaaacttagCAATAAAGGTAGATCTGTAACAATGggtaacaaaaacaaaaaaaaaaaaagagcatcATAAAAAATCTTGGACCTGCAAGGGAAACAGTcaatcaaggaaaaaaaaaaaaaaaattattgataaaaattaatagtgcATGAGAACCTGAGTACGTAAGAAGAGTAGGCCTGACCAAAATGTTTAAactat belongs to Mangifera indica cultivar Alphonso chromosome 2, CATAS_Mindica_2.1, whole genome shotgun sequence and includes:
- the LOC123208734 gene encoding UPF0481 protein At3g47200-like, coding for MANVQVQCSSSRPKPVSQVLPRNKSWKPRPECCICRIPQRIRKVRQDAYTPQVISIGPFHYGKKNLRDMENLKKRLVSKFFERTTDEKHKEVLAFIRAQEQKIPNSYAGPCKLGSPEYTEMILHDAIFIIYRENCFRILDLQLMENQLPYFLLEGLYKIVVSGQPFVDLCFKFFEDQMLTSVPDNRV